From Salvelinus namaycush isolate Seneca chromosome 27, SaNama_1.0, whole genome shotgun sequence, the proteins below share one genomic window:
- the LOC120022002 gene encoding transmembrane protein 200A-like: MKTQKAGAPGGPTPSSPSPRQRMSGFSLRGRKKKEGLIQGKLRIRSVAGAFLVLGVIVVVVGTALAVAGYWPYRTHRSSQLLGLGQQGSGSVDRAAGGRGKGVSEPQSSGWSLGAKSLLTSTSLIHSERMKLLGPVIMGVGLFILICANTVLYENRDRETQMLLAQMQSVICSVSAAVPSADLSDMAAANSMARHYQWVSSLPATHLNILCLQQLASSEPLLQTTRDSREEEERADYTYQQATVQTEALHHQESASTPSLHSSHSNSCNSSKTDFNTRWGGGGGEPGVGGSSPDPQPAHLFKLHNCLVSASSMSTLGGDDWSEVTAMLPRRSYSLSYRTNPGPHWPQTVIRLQEGAMRPGGPGADPQIVQPKPTRRERSLDVCVNMFRCVETPELTPVEEQKHGSWPRLDLGCARRYLKLDNKEDSVDRLLDQLEQQCSQWDKSFGSGPFQ; this comes from the coding sequence ATGAAGACCCAGAAGGCCGGGGCCCCCGGGGGCCCAACGCCAAGCTCTCCTTCCCCACGCCAACGGATGTCTGGTTTCAGCCTGCGGGGCCGGAAGAAGAAGGAGGGCCTGATCCAAGGCAAGCTGCGGATCCGCTCTGTGGCAGGAGCCTTCCTAGTGCTGGGGGTCATCGTGGTGGTGGTGGGCACGGCTCTGGCAGTGGCTGGGTACTGGCCCTACCGGACCCACCGATCATCACAGCTCCTTGGACTTGGACAACAAGGCTCTGGTTCTGTGGACAGAGCAGCAGGAGGTAGAGGTAAGGGTGTCTCTGAGCCCCAGTCATCCGGTTGGAGCCTGGGTGCTAAGAGCCTCCTGACCTCGACCAGTCTGATCCACAGTGAGCGGATGAAGCTCCTGGGACCAGTCATCATGGGCGTGGGGCTGTTCATCCTCATCTGTGCCAACACGGTGCTGTACGAGAACCGCGACAGAGAGACCCAGATGCTGCTGGCCCAGATGCAGAGCGTCATCTGTTCGGTGTCGGCGGCCGTGCCCTCGGCCGACCTCTCAGACATGGCAGCAGCCAACTCCATGGCCAGACACTACCAGTGGGTGAGCAGTCTGCCTGCCACCCACCTTAACATCCTCTGTCTGCAGCAGCTAGCCAGCTCAGAGCCCCTGCTGCAGACGACCAGAGAcagcagggaggaggaggagagggctgacTATACGTACCAGCAGGCCACCGTACAGACGGAGGCTCTACACCACCAGGAGTCAGCCTCCACcccttctctccactcctcccatTCCAACTCCTGCAACTCCAGCAAGACGGACTTCAACACGCGGtggggcggtggtggtggtgagccAGGCGTAGGGGGCTCCAGCCCAGACCCCCAGCCCGCTCACCTCTTTAAGCTCCACAACTGTCTGGTGTCAGCCAGCTCCATGTCCACTCTGGGAGGGGACGACTGGTCGGAGGTCACAGCCATGCTGCCCAGGCGCTCCTACAGTCTTAGCTACAGGACTAACCCCGGCCCTCACTGGCCCCAGACTGTAATACGTCTACAGGAAGGGGCCATGCGACCTGGGGGACCTGGGGCAGACCCACAGATAGTGCAGCCCAAGCCCACGCGGAGGGAGCGCAGCTTGGACGTGTGTGTGAACATGTTTAGATGCGTGGAGACCCCGGAGCTCACTCCTGTAGAGGAGCAGAAGCACGGCAGCTGGCCCAGGTTAGACCTGGGCTGTGCCCGCAGGTACCTGAAGCTGGACAATAAGGAGGACTCGGTGGACAGACTGCTAGACCAGTTGGAGCAGCAGTGTTCTCAGTGGGATAAGAGTTTCGGCTCAGGGCCTTTCCAATGA